A genomic region of Devosia ginsengisoli contains the following coding sequences:
- a CDS encoding extracellular solute-binding protein, whose product MKLAPLLAILLLAMVAPALAQTPTDVWSNSFTLEGEPKYGPDYAHFDYVNVDAPKGGVVRQGALGGFDTFNPILPKGETAGGIGLLYETLMTPSMDEQNTYYGLLAKELKIAPDYGAVTFRIDPAAHWNDGEPVTAEDVVWTFNKLIEVNPDRQQYYLNIETAEVTAPGEVTFTFNQTGNRELPLILGQLMVLPQHWWEGTDANGKQRDIAQSTLEPPLGSGPYELASFDAGRSLTYKRVENYWGENQPTQVGHNNFDEYRLEYFLDLTVQFEAFKGDQFDWWWENTARRWATAYDFPAVNEGRIIKELFPQDYAGSGIGLGFVPNLRREKFQDIRVRKALNYAFDFEELSNTLFYNQYERIDSYFFGLPFKSTGLPEGEELEVLESVRDLVPSSVFTEPYANPVSGDPQKLRDNLRTALGLFNEAGYTLDGNRLVDANGQQFSFEILLNGPTIEPVAANMVTNLAQIGVAATIRSVDSPQYINRSRSFDFDVIYTGWAQSFSPGNEQRFFFGSAAANEEGSQNYAGIANPAIDALIDKLVVADDRDTQLAITAAIDRVLLHNYYMVPSYSLRNSRIAHWNRFSHPENLPDFSSGFPTIWWWDAEKAAKTGGVSR is encoded by the coding sequence ATGAAACTCGCACCCCTCCTCGCCATCCTGCTGCTGGCCATGGTGGCCCCCGCTTTGGCCCAGACCCCGACCGACGTGTGGAGCAATTCCTTCACGCTGGAAGGCGAGCCCAAATACGGCCCCGACTATGCCCATTTCGACTATGTCAATGTTGACGCGCCCAAGGGCGGCGTCGTGCGCCAAGGCGCGCTAGGCGGCTTCGATACGTTCAACCCCATCCTGCCAAAAGGCGAGACCGCCGGCGGCATTGGCCTGCTCTACGAGACGCTGATGACGCCCTCGATGGATGAGCAGAACACCTATTATGGCCTGCTGGCCAAGGAATTGAAGATCGCACCGGACTATGGCGCCGTCACCTTCCGCATCGACCCGGCAGCCCATTGGAACGATGGCGAGCCTGTCACCGCCGAGGATGTGGTTTGGACCTTCAACAAGCTCATCGAGGTCAATCCCGACCGCCAGCAATATTACCTCAATATCGAAACGGCCGAGGTGACGGCGCCGGGCGAAGTGACCTTCACCTTCAACCAGACCGGCAATCGCGAATTGCCGCTCATTCTCGGCCAGCTCATGGTACTGCCCCAGCACTGGTGGGAAGGCACCGACGCCAATGGCAAGCAGCGCGATATCGCCCAATCCACGCTCGAACCGCCTTTGGGCTCGGGGCCTTATGAACTGGCCAGCTTCGACGCCGGCCGCAGCCTCACCTACAAGCGCGTGGAAAACTACTGGGGCGAGAACCAGCCGACCCAGGTGGGCCACAACAATTTCGACGAATATCGGCTCGAATATTTCCTCGACCTGACGGTGCAGTTCGAGGCTTTCAAGGGCGACCAGTTCGACTGGTGGTGGGAAAACACCGCCCGCCGCTGGGCCACCGCCTATGATTTCCCGGCGGTCAACGAGGGGCGCATCATCAAGGAATTGTTCCCGCAGGACTATGCCGGCTCGGGCATCGGGCTGGGCTTCGTGCCCAATCTGCGCCGCGAGAAATTCCAGGATATTCGCGTACGCAAGGCGCTCAACTATGCCTTCGATTTCGAGGAGTTGAGCAACACCCTGTTCTACAACCAGTATGAGCGCATCGACAGCTACTTCTTCGGCCTGCCCTTCAAGTCCACGGGCCTGCCGGAAGGCGAGGAACTCGAAGTGCTGGAGTCCGTCCGCGACCTGGTGCCATCCAGCGTCTTTACCGAGCCCTATGCCAACCCGGTCAGCGGCGATCCGCAGAAGCTGCGGGACAACCTGCGCACCGCTTTGGGCCTGTTCAACGAAGCCGGCTATACGCTCGACGGCAACCGGCTGGTCGATGCCAATGGACAGCAATTCAGCTTCGAAATCCTGCTCAATGGCCCGACCATCGAGCCGGTGGCGGCGAACATGGTCACCAACCTCGCCCAGATCGGCGTGGCGGCGACCATCCGCTCGGTGGACAGCCCGCAATATATCAACCGCTCGCGCAGTTTCGATTTCGATGTGATCTATACCGGCTGGGCGCAGAGCTTCTCGCCCGGCAACGAGCAGCGCTTCTTCTTCGGCTCCGCTGCCGCCAATGAGGAAGGCAGCCAGAACTATGCCGGCATCGCCAATCCAGCCATCGACGCGCTGATCGACAAGCTGGTGGTGGCCGACGACCGCGACACCCAACTGGCGATCACCGCAGCCATCGACCGCGTGCTGCTGCACAATTACTACATGGTCCCCAGCTACAGCCTGCGCAATTCCCGCATCGCCCACTGGAACCGCTTCAGCCACCCGGAAAACCTGCCGGACTTTTCCAGCGGGTTCCCCACGATCTGGTGGTGGGACGCGGAAAAGGCGGCGAAGACGGGCGGGGTGAGCCGGTAG